In one window of Bacillota bacterium DNA:
- the spoVG gene encoding septation regulator SpoVG, which translates to MKVTDVRIRRLTQEGKMRAIVSITLNDQFVVHDVRIIEGNSGLFVAMPSKRTPNGEFRDIAHPINAETREEIQHSVLEAYSREVESTVSEV; encoded by the coding sequence GTGAAGGTTACCGATGTGCGCATCAGGAGGTTAACACAGGAAGGGAAGATGAGAGCAATTGTTTCGATTACTCTTAACGATCAATTTGTAGTTCATGATGTACGGATTATTGAGGGTAATAGTGGTTTGTTTGTTGCTATGCCCAGTAAGAGGACACCGAATGGGGAGTTTCGGGATATTGCGCATCCTATTAACGCGGAAACAAGAGAAGAAATACAGCATTCGGTTTTGGAAGCATACTCAAGAGAAGTGGAGAGCACTGTATCAGAGGTATAA
- a CDS encoding iron-containing alcohol dehydrogenase — MYISKFVTPEIIFGTGSLNQIGECCSRLGSSKVFLVADQGVVRCGWVNKALSFLEEAGMEYRIWSDFSANPRDYEVEDGLKQYMEAGCDAVLAIGGGSAVDAAKAVATLSTNKGKIHDFEGIDMIDEPLPPLIVVSSTAGSGAEVSQFAIISDSHRKIKMTIISKSLVPDIAISDPLILSTINSKVTAHTGMEALSHAIEAYLSLAATDITDIHALQSIKLISSNLRSSVASQVDEAAKIAMAQASIHAGIAFSNAVLGLTHAMTHQVGGLLDLPIGTISAVLLPYVMRFNLLACVDKYASIARAMGAQTEHLSKREAAEKAIELVQELSHDVGIPAGLADLGLPEKSIPELSRNAMNDACFITNPRDADEEDIASIFHAALEMPGGLC, encoded by the coding sequence ATGTATATCAGCAAATTTGTGACCCCGGAAATAATCTTTGGCACCGGCTCATTAAACCAAATAGGCGAATGCTGCAGCCGGCTCGGTTCATCGAAGGTATTTCTTGTTGCCGACCAGGGAGTTGTCCGCTGCGGGTGGGTTAATAAAGCTCTATCCTTTCTAGAGGAAGCCGGCATGGAATACCGTATATGGTCGGATTTTTCAGCCAACCCCCGCGACTACGAAGTTGAAGATGGGCTTAAGCAGTATATGGAAGCAGGCTGTGATGCAGTTTTAGCAATCGGCGGGGGAAGCGCTGTCGATGCAGCCAAAGCGGTTGCAACACTGTCGACAAACAAGGGGAAAATCCACGACTTTGAAGGCATTGACATGATTGATGAACCACTGCCGCCATTGATAGTTGTTTCCTCTACGGCCGGTTCTGGTGCAGAAGTATCCCAGTTTGCCATAATTTCTGATAGCCACAGAAAGATTAAGATGACTATTATTTCCAAATCACTGGTCCCTGATATAGCAATTTCTGATCCTCTGATTTTATCTACGATCAACAGCAAGGTAACCGCCCACACCGGTATGGAGGCATTGAGCCATGCAATTGAAGCCTATTTATCACTGGCTGCAACTGATATAACTGATATTCATGCTCTTCAGTCCATTAAACTAATCTCTTCAAATCTTCGTTCTTCGGTAGCCAGCCAGGTCGATGAGGCAGCTAAAATCGCCATGGCACAAGCCAGTATCCATGCCGGTATTGCCTTTTCCAATGCAGTGCTTGGCCTGACACATGCCATGACGCATCAGGTGGGTGGTCTTTTAGACCTTCCAATCGGAACTATCAGCGCTGTTTTACTTCCCTATGTGATGCGCTTTAACCTGTTAGCCTGTGTAGACAAGTACGCATCCATAGCGAGGGCTATGGGAGCACAGACCGAGCATTTATCAAAAAGAGAAGCAGCTGAAAAAGCGATCGAACTTGTACAGGAATTGTCACATGATGTAGGCATACCTGCCGGATTGGCAGATCTGGGATTACCTGAGAAATCTATCCCGGAACTGAGCAGGAATGCCATGAACGATGCGTGCTTTATAACAAATCCCCGCGATGCAGACGAAGAAGATATTGCCAGTATATTCCATGCAGCGCTTGAAATGCCTGGAGGTTTATGCTAA
- a CDS encoding ribose-phosphate pyrophosphokinase, with protein MVNGEELKIFCGSANRNLAEQIACYIGVPLGDCEVSRFSDGEIAISIRESVRGTNSFLIQPLSSPINESIMELLIIIDALRRASVKSVNAVVPYYAYARQDRKTRARDPITAKLLADLITAAGANRVVAMDLHAGQIQGFFNIPLDHLTALPILANYIKQKKIINGVVVSPDLGGVTRARELANRLMMPIAIIDKKRPAPNKAEIMHIIGDVKDKTAIFIDDMIDTAGTITLGAEALLEEGAREVYACCTHPVFSGPALKRLSDSRITEVVYTNTIPVDKGLLKGLRGCFKELSVAPLIGEAIMRIQNKISVSELFD; from the coding sequence TTGGTAAATGGCGAAGAGTTGAAAATTTTCTGTGGCAGCGCTAACCGGAACCTGGCGGAGCAAATTGCCTGTTATATTGGCGTCCCACTCGGAGACTGTGAAGTCAGCAGATTTAGCGACGGAGAAATTGCGATAAGTATCAGGGAAAGCGTTAGAGGTACCAACTCCTTTTTAATTCAACCCTTGAGCAGCCCAATCAATGAAAGCATTATGGAACTTTTAATCATAATTGACGCCCTGAGGAGAGCTTCAGTGAAATCAGTTAATGCCGTCGTTCCATATTATGCTTACGCTCGGCAGGACCGAAAAACCAGGGCTCGTGATCCTATTACCGCAAAGCTGTTGGCAGATCTGATAACTGCCGCCGGGGCAAACCGTGTAGTAGCAATGGATTTGCATGCAGGCCAGATACAGGGGTTTTTTAATATTCCCCTCGATCACCTCACGGCTCTACCTATTTTGGCTAATTATATTAAGCAGAAAAAAATTATAAATGGAGTTGTAGTATCACCGGATCTTGGCGGTGTTACCAGGGCAAGAGAACTGGCTAACCGGCTTATGATGCCTATAGCAATTATTGATAAAAAGAGACCAGCTCCCAATAAAGCGGAAATTATGCATATCATCGGTGATGTTAAGGATAAAACTGCAATATTTATTGATGACATGATTGATACCGCCGGTACAATAACACTGGGTGCTGAAGCACTTCTTGAAGAAGGAGCCAGAGAGGTGTACGCCTGCTGCACTCATCCGGTTTTCTCAGGACCCGCCCTGAAACGCCTGAGTGACTCGAGAATTACGGAAGTAGTTTATACAAATACTATACCGGTTGACAAAGGTTTGCTGAAGGGACTACGTGGTTGTTTTAAGGAGTTATCCGTAGCGCCGTTAATTGGAGAAGCAATAATGCGTATTCAAAATAAAATTTCTGTCAGTGAACTCTTTGATTGA
- the pheA gene encoding prephenate dehydratase, whose protein sequence is MIRKKLGFLGPGGTFSEEAAMIYCRKRDMELIEYPTIPSVIKAVVDSEVEESIVPLDNNLEGGIAATLDHLVRLSEIYISHEIICPIRQCLMAVEKIKFEDILQVISHPHALGQCAGFLENKFKHAELIPVESTAAAARLVSCFQDAAAIAPKRAADLFNLCILKEGIQDVVENQTRFIVLSHADHPPTGNDKTSLVMTIPDGAGSLYKILGFFAERNINLTRIESRPSRQIIGDWLFFIDCEGHRNEPGREELWKSIEGAVPFLKLLGSYPVHR, encoded by the coding sequence TTGATACGAAAAAAATTAGGTTTTTTGGGTCCGGGAGGTACTTTTTCCGAAGAAGCAGCTATGATCTATTGTCGTAAAAGAGATATGGAATTAATTGAATATCCAACGATTCCTTCTGTAATAAAAGCAGTGGTCGATTCAGAGGTTGAAGAAAGTATCGTACCTCTTGATAATAATCTAGAAGGGGGGATAGCGGCAACTCTTGACCACCTGGTGCGTTTGTCAGAGATTTATATCAGTCATGAAATTATTTGTCCCATCAGGCAGTGCCTGATGGCTGTTGAAAAAATAAAATTTGAAGATATCCTACAGGTTATTTCTCATCCTCATGCTTTGGGTCAGTGTGCTGGATTTCTTGAAAATAAATTCAAGCATGCTGAGCTTATCCCTGTTGAGAGCACTGCTGCTGCTGCCAGATTGGTTTCCTGTTTTCAGGATGCTGCTGCGATTGCTCCTAAAAGAGCAGCTGATCTATTTAATCTCTGTATTTTAAAGGAAGGAATTCAGGATGTTGTAGAAAACCAAACCAGGTTTATTGTGCTTTCCCATGCTGATCATCCTCCCACAGGAAATGACAAGACTTCCCTGGTTATGACTATACCCGACGGTGCCGGCAGTCTGTACAAGATTTTAGGATTTTTTGCTGAGCGTAATATTAACCTGACCCGGATTGAATCTCGTCCTTCAAGGCAGATAATCGGAGATTGGCTGTTTTTTATAGACTGTGAAGGGCACCGAAATGAACCTGGAAGAGAAGAATTATGGAAGAGCATTGAAGGGGCTGTTCCCTTTTTAAAGCTGCTCGGTTCATATCCGGTTCACCGGTAA
- a CDS encoding NTP transferase domain-containing protein, with amino-acid sequence MEKLRAVVLAAGEGKRMRSKLPKVLHPLCGRPMIDYIIESAVTLTADLTVVIGHGASLVKPVLGSQLRAVLQEKQLGTGHAVRQALNEMADDGKLLVLCGDTPLVEANHLESLVAQSENLAAAVATVEMDNPTGYGRIIRNRFGLVEKIIEEKDAALPEKDIHEINTGMYCFDLKLLHYYIHLIKNNNAQKEYYLTDVISLLSKDGYKVGVYKIGDSRVGLGINDREQLAEATRLMRKKINRKLLLGGVTMLDPDSVYIDYDVVIGQDTIIYPNVVIEKNTTIGNKCIIGPNVHLKNSKIHNGVAIRFSAVENSIIKSNTVIDLFSNLS; translated from the coding sequence ATGGAAAAGCTCAGAGCTGTGGTCTTGGCTGCCGGAGAAGGCAAGAGGATGAGATCAAAACTACCCAAAGTATTACATCCTCTTTGTGGCAGGCCAATGATCGATTATATTATTGAAAGCGCCGTAACCCTGACAGCAGATCTTACAGTTGTCATCGGTCACGGCGCTTCGCTTGTCAAACCGGTTTTGGGCAGCCAATTGCGAGCTGTTTTACAGGAAAAACAGCTTGGGACAGGTCATGCTGTCAGACAGGCATTAAACGAAATGGCCGATGATGGGAAATTGCTGGTTTTATGTGGAGATACCCCCCTGGTAGAAGCCAATCATCTGGAAAGCCTTGTTGCACAGTCAGAAAATTTAGCTGCAGCAGTTGCCACAGTAGAGATGGACAATCCCACAGGCTACGGCCGGATTATCCGGAACCGCTTCGGTCTCGTAGAAAAAATTATCGAGGAAAAAGATGCTGCCCTGCCTGAAAAAGATATACATGAAATTAATACCGGTATGTACTGTTTTGATCTTAAGCTGCTTCATTATTATATCCATTTAATAAAAAATAATAACGCTCAGAAGGAATATTATTTAACCGATGTTATTTCCTTGCTGTCTAAGGATGGTTATAAGGTCGGAGTATATAAGATAGGAGACAGCAGGGTTGGATTGGGGATCAACGATCGCGAGCAGTTGGCTGAAGCAACAAGATTGATGAGAAAAAAGATAAACCGAAAGCTGCTTCTCGGAGGTGTAACCATGCTCGACCCGGATTCTGTATACATTGATTATGATGTTGTTATCGGCCAGGATACGATTATTTATCCTAATGTAGTTATTGAAAAGAACACAACAATTGGGAATAAATGTATTATCGGGCCAAATGTTCACCTGAAAAACTCTAAAATTCATAACGGTGTAGCTATACGATTCTCCGCAGTCGAAAACAGCATAATTAAGAGTAATACTGTGATAGATCTCTTTTCAAATCTTTCGTAA
- a CDS encoding ATP-binding protein, with translation MVIQSKKILIEKLTGVHSSKKSYYVALKNKINELLEIKRDWEVTFSAVTDLLVFINNNYEIQRVNQAAIDFFTMPESDIIGSKCYHLFYGRDTKCTPCLGDQVLSSQKTSYLQSRTRFNRVLDIFAYPAFTELFEPYGVTYYAKDVTRLVDSIKLVSMGEMSAGVAHELNSPLTAIVGNSQLLLRETPEDNPQYQLIKDIHSSGIRCQRIIKNLLTFSRQEELNFEEVDINTVVDSALALAAFQIEKSKIRLAVNKTAGIPMLTGSPNGLEQIIVNLLLNAKDAVEEKLNNEGKGAKGKIAISTRIHPEGELVIIDIKDNGSGIAEEYIPQIFNPFYTTKKSGKGTGLGLSVSLGIAQAHGGFIDVDTAVGEGSTFSLILPLHKTEKNNI, from the coding sequence ATGGTTATTCAAAGTAAAAAAATATTAATTGAAAAATTAACCGGGGTTCATAGCTCTAAGAAATCTTATTATGTGGCCCTGAAAAATAAAATAAACGAGTTGCTCGAAATCAAACGTGACTGGGAAGTCACCTTTTCTGCAGTAACCGATTTGCTTGTATTTATCAACAACAATTACGAAATACAGCGGGTAAATCAAGCTGCAATTGATTTTTTTACCATGCCGGAAAGCGATATAATAGGTTCAAAATGTTATCATCTTTTTTATGGGCGTGATACAAAATGTACCCCCTGCCTTGGGGATCAGGTATTAAGCTCTCAAAAGACATCATATTTACAATCGAGAACCCGGTTTAACCGTGTTCTCGATATTTTTGCTTACCCTGCATTTACAGAACTTTTTGAACCTTACGGCGTTACATACTATGCAAAGGATGTAACCCGTCTCGTCGACTCCATAAAATTAGTATCAATGGGTGAGATGTCTGCCGGTGTGGCACATGAGTTAAATAGCCCTTTAACTGCTATAGTTGGCAACTCACAACTGCTGCTGCGGGAAACTCCTGAAGATAATCCACAATATCAACTAATCAAGGATATCCACAGTAGTGGCATAAGGTGTCAGCGAATTATTAAGAACCTGCTGACATTCTCCAGGCAGGAGGAGCTAAATTTCGAAGAAGTGGACATTAACACAGTTGTTGACAGCGCCCTTGCCCTGGCTGCATTTCAAATAGAAAAGAGCAAGATCCGGTTGGCAGTCAATAAAACTGCCGGTATACCAATGTTAACAGGCAGTCCTAACGGACTCGAACAGATAATTGTAAACCTCCTTCTTAATGCGAAGGATGCTGTTGAAGAAAAATTGAATAATGAAGGGAAAGGAGCAAAAGGAAAAATTGCTATTTCTACTAGAATTCACCCGGAAGGCGAACTGGTAATAATCGATATAAAAGACAACGGCAGTGGGATTGCTGAAGAATATATTCCCCAGATCTTTAATCCATTTTATACCACTAAAAAAAGCGGCAAGGGAACCGGACTCGGATTATCTGTGAGCCTCGGCATCGCCCAGGCACACGGCGGTTTTATCGATGTTGATACTGCTGTTGGCGAAGGAAGCACATTCAGTTTGATTCTGCCACTGCACAAAACAGAAAAAAACAACATTTAA
- a CDS encoding formate/nitrite transporter family protein, which produces MAEKCSFWNEYDSIAGHVCYCELAAFNRPVNTNFLSAIGCTPEKRKECMLKMENVTGIGVVPEELPVPVSVPAATTPVTSCDTPAEIARSVVGVAQKKAATAPVSLIMLALLAGAYIALGAVMFTIITNDLAVYIGDGLSRLVGGISFSIGLILVILGGAELFTGNNLLVTGYLDKKVSGRQVLNNWVWVYLFNFAGALLVVALFYFSGIWKANDGSIALRVINIAYAKSTLTWGEALFRGILCNWLVCLAVWLSLAGKDAISKILGIMIPITAFVAAGFEHSIANMYFVPMGIMVKNNIFIQGLVSPAILQSISWQSFFLNNLIPVTIGNIIGGVVFVAVAYWTCYLRPTMSDKLITNGRS; this is translated from the coding sequence ATGGCTGAGAAATGTTCATTCTGGAACGAGTACGATTCGATTGCAGGGCATGTTTGCTACTGTGAATTAGCTGCCTTCAACAGACCGGTAAATACCAACTTTCTGTCTGCAATCGGCTGTACTCCTGAAAAACGAAAGGAGTGCATGCTGAAGATGGAAAATGTGACCGGCATTGGAGTTGTACCTGAGGAACTCCCGGTTCCGGTATCTGTCCCGGCGGCAACTACACCCGTAACTTCATGCGATACCCCGGCAGAAATTGCCAGATCCGTTGTCGGTGTAGCTCAGAAAAAAGCTGCTACCGCGCCGGTTTCATTGATTATGCTTGCTCTTCTGGCTGGAGCATACATTGCGCTTGGAGCAGTTATGTTCACCATCATCACCAATGATCTTGCTGTATATATTGGTGATGGTCTTAGTCGTTTGGTCGGTGGCATATCTTTCTCCATCGGTCTGATTCTGGTAATCCTCGGAGGGGCTGAACTTTTTACAGGAAATAACCTGTTGGTCACAGGATATCTGGATAAAAAAGTGAGCGGCAGGCAGGTTTTGAACAATTGGGTATGGGTTTACCTGTTCAACTTTGCCGGAGCACTATTAGTGGTTGCCTTATTCTACTTCTCAGGCATCTGGAAAGCTAACGACGGCAGCATCGCTCTCAGGGTCATCAATATCGCTTATGCCAAATCAACTCTCACCTGGGGTGAGGCGCTTTTCAGAGGCATACTGTGCAATTGGCTGGTCTGCCTCGCAGTTTGGTTATCCCTGGCAGGAAAAGATGCCATAAGCAAGATCCTGGGAATAATGATTCCGATTACAGCATTTGTCGCTGCTGGATTTGAGCACTCAATTGCCAACATGTATTTTGTCCCAATGGGTATTATGGTTAAAAACAATATATTTATTCAGGGACTGGTTTCTCCGGCAATACTGCAGTCTATCAGCTGGCAGTCATTTTTCCTGAACAACCTGATTCCCGTTACTATAGGCAACATCATAGGTGGAGTTGTTTTTGTTGCTGTTGCTTACTGGACATGTTACCTTCGCCCGACCATGTCAGATAAACTAATCACCAATGGAAGATCCTAG
- a CDS encoding 50S ribosomal protein L25 has translation MERMVLEAQARPSLTKGQRHQLRGEDKVLAVIYGKGDDTLPLVLDGRSLRQVLTTGGSNVLIDLAVKAKGKKTRQETVMFRDIQRDMIYHDRILHVDFIRISMTDKIEVAVHLNFTGEPVGVSEGGVVSLPTREVLIKCLPADIPEQFDIDISDLNIGDSITAESINLGSAFELITPPDTTLAQVLAPMAEEELEPAVEEELEEGEEAAGEEVTEEEPAEEETEEES, from the coding sequence ATGGAAAGAATGGTTTTAGAAGCACAAGCCCGCCCGTCTTTGACCAAGGGTCAGCGCCATCAATTGCGTGGAGAAGACAAGGTGTTGGCGGTTATTTACGGTAAGGGCGACGACACCCTTCCCCTGGTTCTGGACGGACGTTCTTTAAGACAGGTTCTTACAACTGGCGGAAGCAACGTTCTGATTGACCTCGCTGTTAAAGCAAAAGGGAAAAAGACCCGTCAGGAAACCGTTATGTTCAGAGATATTCAAAGAGATATGATCTATCATGATCGGATTTTACATGTTGATTTTATCCGTATCTCCATGACTGATAAGATCGAGGTTGCTGTTCACCTGAACTTTACCGGTGAACCGGTGGGAGTCTCGGAAGGCGGAGTTGTTTCCCTGCCGACCCGTGAAGTTCTCATTAAATGTCTGCCCGCAGATATTCCTGAACAATTTGATATTGATATATCAGATTTGAATATTGGCGACAGTATCACAGCAGAGAGTATTAATCTGGGGAGCGCTTTTGAATTGATCACGCCTCCTGATACTACTCTGGCACAAGTCCTTGCCCCGATGGCGGAAGAAGAACTTGAACCGGCAGTTGAGGAAGAACTCGAAGAAGGCGAGGAAGCTGCTGGAGAAGAAGTTACTGAAGAAGAGCCTGCTGAAGAAGAAACAGAAGAGGAAAGTTAA
- the pth gene encoding aminoacyl-tRNA hydrolase, protein MVDILEVGGFMYLIVGLGNPGSKYAGSRHNLGFRVIEALSRRLKTGNPEQKHWSLIAKAFYNNKEVVLAQPLTYMNLSGKAVFELLRNLQVDLEHMLVIYDDLDLPPGMIRIRKQGGSGGHKGIQSVIDSLDTNQFLRLRIGIGQPPDYLEVTDYVLLQIEKPDQEIFDRAVDQSAEAVLTFINDGIDTAMNNFNQGLSSED, encoded by the coding sequence ATGGTTGATATCCTTGAAGTGGGTGGTTTTATGTACCTTATTGTCGGCCTTGGAAATCCGGGAAGTAAATATGCAGGCAGCAGGCATAATTTAGGATTTCGGGTAATTGAAGCCCTGTCACGGCGATTGAAAACCGGGAACCCTGAACAGAAGCACTGGTCACTTATTGCAAAAGCTTTTTATAATAATAAGGAGGTTGTCCTGGCTCAACCTCTAACCTATATGAATCTCAGCGGAAAGGCGGTTTTTGAGCTCCTTCGCAATCTACAGGTAGATTTAGAGCATATGCTCGTGATCTATGATGATCTGGATCTTCCTCCCGGAATGATCAGAATTCGTAAGCAGGGTGGGAGCGGTGGCCATAAAGGAATCCAATCTGTAATTGATTCTCTGGATACCAATCAGTTTTTAAGATTACGAATCGGTATTGGCCAACCGCCAGATTATTTGGAAGTTACGGATTACGTTTTACTGCAAATTGAAAAGCCGGATCAGGAGATATTTGATCGTGCTGTTGACCAATCAGCAGAAGCAGTTTTAACCTTCATTAATGACGGTATTGACACAGCCATGAATAATTTTAACCAGGGGTTGTCTTCAGAGGATTAA
- a CDS encoding sigma-54 dependent transcriptional regulator → MTRKAKFFIVDDEREVCNFFSYLLHQKGHDVVTATSGVEATAKLKEHKFDTALVDLKLPDANGLDILREIKKNQPDCEVIIITGYSTVKSAVEAIQLGAFDYVEKPFADIEEMENLLERSLNVREDTEKLFLEQQELGFIIGKSHRMINLISAAQKIAKKNITVLIQGETGTGKEVLARYIHSVSHRTDRPFLAFNCGAFTETLLESELFGHEKGSFTGATHKKKGIFELAHKATLFLDEIDSASPAIQIKLLRVLETGEFLRVGGEEMCKVDVRIITATNANLAQKVANNEFREDLFYRLDVASLHIPPLRERPEDIELFIDYFLDKESQLKQIPMKKFSTEAIELIKKHDWPGNIRELSNTVAQSLLLSKGSLIEVEDLPERISRCLPEQAPDKAYDDPSAAGKQFESFISVDSEGANLAEQLIKFENILFKTINYRRGFNFELFSNEINCWRDNLMAKIIENALEDTYGNQVKAAQLLGITPRALRYHLQKPKNSSTRR, encoded by the coding sequence ATGACCAGGAAAGCAAAATTCTTCATTGTCGATGATGAACGGGAAGTATGCAATTTTTTCAGTTATCTTCTTCACCAAAAAGGCCATGATGTTGTAACTGCAACATCAGGAGTAGAAGCTACTGCAAAACTTAAAGAGCATAAATTTGATACTGCCCTCGTTGATTTAAAGCTGCCTGATGCAAATGGGCTTGATATTCTGAGAGAAATCAAGAAGAATCAACCCGACTGCGAAGTGATAATTATAACCGGTTATTCAACCGTTAAATCGGCTGTAGAAGCTATTCAGCTTGGCGCCTTTGATTATGTGGAAAAACCATTCGCCGATATTGAGGAAATGGAAAATTTACTGGAACGTTCATTGAACGTAAGAGAAGACACAGAAAAATTATTTCTTGAACAGCAGGAGCTTGGATTTATAATCGGGAAAAGCCACCGGATGATTAACCTGATATCTGCTGCTCAAAAAATCGCAAAAAAAAATATAACGGTTTTGATCCAGGGAGAAACAGGAACCGGCAAAGAAGTTCTGGCCAGATACATACATTCCGTCAGCCACCGTACTGATCGTCCATTTCTCGCTTTTAACTGCGGTGCATTTACAGAAACCCTGCTCGAAAGTGAGCTTTTCGGACACGAAAAGGGATCATTTACCGGGGCAACACACAAGAAAAAAGGCATTTTTGAACTGGCCCATAAAGCAACATTATTTCTTGATGAAATTGATTCGGCCAGTCCGGCTATTCAGATTAAACTGCTCCGGGTACTTGAAACTGGAGAATTCCTCAGGGTTGGCGGGGAAGAAATGTGCAAGGTTGATGTCAGAATTATTACAGCTACTAATGCAAATCTGGCGCAAAAAGTTGCAAACAATGAGTTCAGGGAAGATCTTTTCTACCGCCTCGATGTCGCATCTCTTCATATACCACCCCTTCGTGAAAGACCTGAGGACATTGAGCTGTTTATTGATTACTTCCTGGACAAAGAATCCCAATTAAAACAAATACCTATGAAAAAATTCTCTACTGAAGCTATTGAACTGATAAAAAAACATGATTGGCCGGGAAATATCCGGGAGCTCTCAAACACTGTTGCCCAGTCACTACTGCTCAGCAAAGGATCACTTATTGAGGTTGAAGATCTTCCGGAAAGAATCAGCAGATGTCTACCGGAACAGGCACCCGATAAGGCATATGATGACCCTTCTGCTGCCGGAAAACAATTCGAATCATTTATATCTGTTGATTCCGAAGGTGCAAATCTGGCAGAACAGTTAATTAAGTTCGAGAATATACTCTTTAAGACTATAAATTACCGGAGAGGCTTTAATTTTGAGCTTTTCAGTAATGAAATAAACTGTTGGCGGGATAACTTGATGGCAAAAATCATTGAAAATGCACTTGAAGATACTTACGGAAATCAGGTTAAAGCAGCTCAATTGCTGGGCATAACTCCCCGTGCACTAAGATACCATCTGCAAAAACCAAAAAATTCGTCGACCCGCAGATAG
- the aroF gene encoding 3-deoxy-7-phosphoheptulonate synthase, translating to MIIVMKQSAAQKEVENVEEKLVELGFSPHRIQGVGRVVIGAVGEQKVVFPTGLEVLAGVERVVPITAPYKLVSRQAKETNSVIKIGDLEIGGKELIFMAGPCAVENEEQLLTIARLVKAAGAQVLRGGAFKPRSSPYSFQGLELDGLKMLETARLETGLKIVTEVLNPQEVEMVACYTDILQIGARNMQNFSLLREAGRSNKPVLLKRGLAATLEEWLMAAEYILAENNFQVILCERGIRTFETSTRSTLDISAIPQAKELSHLPVIADPCHSSGSWRLAAPLSQAAVAAGADGLLIEVHHKPAEALCDGPQSLTPENYEKLLEAVTPIALAMNRSMPSQNSIQKEGRV from the coding sequence ATGATTATTGTAATGAAACAGTCAGCTGCTCAAAAAGAAGTTGAGAATGTTGAAGAAAAATTAGTTGAATTGGGATTTTCGCCACACCGGATACAAGGTGTGGGCAGGGTAGTAATTGGTGCAGTAGGTGAACAAAAGGTAGTATTCCCCACCGGGTTGGAAGTTTTAGCTGGCGTTGAACGGGTAGTGCCGATAACTGCTCCTTACAAACTGGTAAGCCGTCAGGCAAAAGAAACTAATAGTGTGATCAAGATTGGTGATCTCGAAATAGGTGGAAAAGAACTTATATTTATGGCTGGACCTTGTGCAGTGGAAAATGAAGAACAACTTTTAACGATTGCCCGTTTAGTGAAAGCAGCAGGCGCCCAGGTTCTCAGAGGGGGTGCTTTTAAACCTCGATCTTCACCTTACAGTTTTCAGGGACTGGAATTGGATGGCCTTAAAATGCTGGAAACTGCCAGGCTGGAGACCGGTCTAAAAATTGTTACCGAAGTGTTAAACCCCCAGGAGGTGGAAATGGTTGCATGCTATACAGATATTCTCCAGATCGGTGCCAGAAATATGCAAAACTTCTCTCTGCTTCGTGAAGCTGGCCGCAGTAATAAACCTGTCCTTTTAAAAAGAGGTCTTGCGGCCACCCTGGAGGAATGGCTGATGGCAGCTGAGTATATTCTTGCCGAAAATAACTTTCAGGTTATACTTTGTGAAAGGGGAATTAGAACTTTTGAAACGTCTACCCGCAGCACACTTGATATCAGCGCAATACCACAGGCAAAAGAGTTAAGTCATCTACCGGTTATCGCAGATCCCTGTCATTCAAGCGGTAGTTGGCGATTAGCGGCACCCCTTTCTCAGGCGGCAGTTGCAGCTGGAGCTGATGGTTTATTGATAGAGGTTCATCACAAGCCTGCTGAAGCTTTGTGTGATGGCCCTCAGTCTTTGACCCCTGAAAACTATGAGAAATTACTGGAAGCCGTAACACCGATTGCGCTTGCCATGAATAGATCTATGCCTTCGCAGAATAGTATTCAGAAGGAAGGTAGGGTATAA